One window of the Paenibacillus beijingensis genome contains the following:
- a CDS encoding enoyl-CoA hydratase/isomerase family protein, protein MAHLEEDRRIYLERDGEIATIVINRPEKRNAISLDMWRRLYDLLKEVEQDGTIRALVLRSDDEKAFSAGADIGEFDSVRASAESAKRYNTTAHQVEETLAQLGIPTIAMIRGFCIGAGCELSLMCDFRFADTSAVFAITPARLGMVYQLFGIRHLVRHVGPSGAKDMLYSARKVSAEEAFRMGLIDRLYDPGRLEAEVYDYARMLTRNSLLAISGTKRIIHEVLNGMTEENEEVAELVLSSYESPDYQSGVAAFLRKKNT, encoded by the coding sequence ATGGCTCATCTGGAGGAAGACCGCCGGATATACTTGGAGCGTGATGGAGAAATCGCCACAATCGTCATCAACCGGCCCGAAAAACGAAACGCCATTTCGCTTGACATGTGGCGCCGTCTTTACGATCTGCTGAAAGAAGTGGAGCAGGACGGGACGATTAGAGCGCTCGTTCTTCGAAGCGATGATGAAAAAGCCTTCTCGGCGGGAGCGGACATCGGCGAGTTCGATTCCGTCCGGGCGAGCGCCGAATCCGCCAAACGGTACAATACCACGGCTCATCAAGTGGAGGAGACGCTCGCTCAGCTGGGCATCCCGACCATCGCGATGATCCGGGGGTTCTGCATTGGGGCGGGATGCGAGCTGTCCCTTATGTGCGATTTTCGTTTTGCCGACACCTCGGCTGTTTTCGCCATTACCCCCGCCAGGCTGGGGATGGTCTACCAGCTATTTGGTATCCGACACCTGGTGAGGCATGTCGGACCGTCGGGCGCCAAAGACATGCTGTACTCCGCGAGAAAGGTTTCGGCCGAAGAGGCGTTCCGGATGGGGTTGATCGATCGCCTGTACGACCCCGGGCGGCTTGAAGCCGAAGTTTACGATTATGCTCGGATGCTGACCCGAAATTCGCTGCTCGCCATTAGCGGAACGAAGCGGATCATTCATGAGGTGTTAAACGGCATGACTGAAGAAAATGAAGAGGTCGCCGAGCTTGTGCTTTCATCGTACGAAAGTCCGGATTATCAATCGGGGGTCGCAGCTTTTCTGCGGAAGAAAAATACTTGA
- a CDS encoding PaaI family thioesterase, whose amino-acid sequence MEASNTTLFDLLGFEISYNQEMKTCGIACSVHPLMLNPLQIVHGGIHAYLADTAFGYLTMKYKDAPYVSLEIKTSFLKAENKGRLLANARFVKDGNKVVFLACEVENEQHELLSVTTGTFLRLGSG is encoded by the coding sequence ATGGAAGCTTCAAATACGACGCTGTTCGATCTGCTTGGATTTGAAATCTCTTATAATCAAGAAATGAAAACGTGCGGGATCGCATGTTCCGTCCATCCGCTTATGCTTAACCCGCTCCAGATCGTGCACGGGGGGATTCATGCCTATCTCGCGGACACCGCCTTCGGCTATTTGACAATGAAATATAAAGACGCTCCTTATGTTTCGCTCGAGATTAAAACCTCTTTTCTCAAAGCGGAGAATAAAGGCCGGCTGCTGGCGAACGCCCGCTTTGTGAAAGACGGGAATAAAGTGGTTTTCCTTGCCTGCGAGGTCGAAAACGAGCAGCACGAGCTGTTAAGCGTAACAACCGGGACGTTTCTGCGGCTTGGCAGCGGCTGA
- a CDS encoding spore coat associated protein CotJA, producing the protein MRVKTYIVPPNKFITYQPMNLPQFPLPEALKLGTLWPALYSPYESKSGKGR; encoded by the coding sequence ATGCGGGTCAAAACCTATATTGTGCCGCCGAACAAATTCATTACGTATCAGCCGATGAATCTGCCGCAGTTTCCGCTGCCGGAGGCGCTGAAGCTCGGAACGCTTTGGCCGGCACTGTACAGTCCGTATGAGTCCAAAAGCGGTAAAGGGAGGTGA